A single region of the Enterococcus mundtii genome encodes:
- the citD gene encoding citrate lyase acyl carrier protein → MKIYQSAVAGTIESSDIMITIDPKIEKGIELSLTSNVEKQFGHQIRKVIMDTLQQLGIEAAKVTAVDKGALDCTIQARTITAVHRAGKQERYDWKEINSWNV, encoded by the coding sequence GTGAAAATTTATCAAAGTGCAGTGGCTGGAACAATTGAATCCAGTGATATCATGATCACGATCGATCCAAAGATAGAAAAAGGCATTGAACTTTCCTTGACAAGCAATGTCGAAAAACAATTTGGTCACCAAATCAGAAAAGTCATTATGGACACCCTTCAACAGTTAGGCATTGAAGCCGCCAAAGTAACAGCTGTCGATAAAGGTGCGCTTGATTGCACGATCCAGGCAAGGACGATTACAGCAGTCCATCGAGCTGGAAAGCAAGAGCGCTATGATTGGAAGGAGATCAATTCATGGAATGTTTAA
- a CDS encoding oxaloacetate decarboxylase subunit alpha, which yields MAKKIQMMETVLRDGQQSLIATRMSTADMLPILKTMNQAGYHSLEMWGGATFDACLRFLNEDPWERLRMIRSQVKQTKLQMLLRGQNLLGYKNYADDVVKEFVEKSIKNGIDSIRVFDALNDVRNLQTAIVTAKEAGGHCQTAISYTTSEIHTINYFVRLAKEMADTGADSLCIKDMAGVLTPQTGYKLISRIKDAVPLPLEVHTHATSGIAEMTYLKAVEAGADIIDTAISSFAGGTSQPATESMALVLEEMGYETGLDMKKVTKIAEYFNPIRDRFREEGMLNPKVKDIEPKTLIYQVPGGMLSNLLSQLTEQGLQERYEEVLAEVPKVRADLGFPPLVTPLSQMVGTQALMNVLSGERYKLVPTEIKEYVRGLYGRPPAPIAEAIQQTIIGDEQVIQERPADLLAPQLSLLKKEISEYAKSPEDLLSYALFPQQAKDFLGRREDRFYDVPLQTVEVMIDMD from the coding sequence ATGGCAAAAAAAATCCAAATGATGGAAACCGTTTTGCGTGATGGGCAACAAAGCTTGATTGCCACAAGAATGAGTACAGCAGACATGTTGCCAATCCTGAAAACAATGAATCAAGCAGGCTACCATTCATTAGAGATGTGGGGTGGCGCTACCTTTGATGCGTGCTTACGTTTCTTAAATGAAGATCCATGGGAGCGTTTGCGTATGATTCGTTCACAAGTCAAACAAACAAAGCTACAAATGTTGCTTCGAGGACAAAACCTCCTTGGGTACAAAAATTACGCAGATGATGTAGTCAAAGAATTTGTCGAGAAATCGATCAAGAATGGCATTGATAGTATTCGTGTGTTTGACGCATTGAATGATGTCCGAAATTTACAGACTGCTATTGTGACAGCTAAAGAAGCTGGTGGTCATTGCCAAACAGCTATTTCTTATACGACGAGTGAGATCCATACGATCAATTATTTTGTAAGGTTAGCAAAAGAAATGGCGGATACTGGAGCAGATTCGTTATGTATCAAAGATATGGCGGGCGTATTGACCCCGCAAACGGGTTACAAATTGATCAGTCGAATCAAAGATGCTGTTCCATTACCATTAGAAGTCCATACCCATGCAACAAGTGGGATCGCTGAAATGACCTATTTAAAAGCAGTTGAAGCAGGGGCGGACATCATCGATACGGCTATCTCTTCTTTTGCGGGTGGAACGAGCCAACCTGCAACTGAATCAATGGCTTTGGTGCTTGAAGAAATGGGCTATGAGACAGGGCTAGATATGAAAAAAGTAACAAAAATAGCAGAATACTTCAATCCGATCAGAGATCGTTTTCGCGAAGAAGGGATGTTAAATCCTAAAGTCAAGGACATTGAACCTAAAACATTGATTTATCAAGTGCCTGGCGGTATGTTATCTAATTTATTAAGTCAGTTGACGGAACAAGGATTACAAGAGAGATATGAAGAAGTATTAGCAGAAGTGCCAAAAGTTCGAGCAGATCTTGGCTTTCCGCCACTCGTTACTCCGTTGTCCCAAATGGTAGGAACGCAAGCGCTGATGAATGTACTTTCTGGTGAGCGATATAAACTCGTCCCAACTGAAATCAAAGAATATGTTCGAGGGTTGTACGGCCGTCCTCCAGCACCAATCGCTGAAGCCATCCAACAAACAATCATTGGTGATGAACAAGTGATCCAGGAACGACCCGCAGATTTACTAGCACCTCAATTGTCGCTACTCAAAAAAGAAATCAGTGAGTATGCAAAATCACCAGAAGATCTTTTAAGCTATGCCTTGTTCCCTCAACAAGCCAAAGATTTCTTAGGGCGTCGCGAAGACCGCTTCTATGACGTACCACTGCAAACGGTTGAAGTGATGATCGACATGGACTGA
- a CDS encoding response regulator transcription factor, with the protein MNILMIEDNQSVSEMMQMFFLNEGWEATFKYDGKEGLDAFLENPQHWDMVTLDLNLPTMDGMMVGREIRKVSSTVPIIMLTARDSESDQVIGLEMGADDYVTKPFSPLTLIARMKALHRRSELVETKEENPLSDQNFDIQTDHFKMNTKTREAYLNNQPIDGLTPKEFDLLFTLAKKPRQVFSREQLLELVWDYQYFGDERTVDAHIKKLRQKIEKVGPQVIQTVWGVGYKFDDSGVA; encoded by the coding sequence ATGAACATTTTAATGATTGAAGATAATCAATCCGTATCTGAAATGATGCAGATGTTTTTTTTGAATGAAGGATGGGAAGCAACCTTCAAATACGACGGAAAAGAAGGATTAGATGCGTTTTTAGAGAATCCGCAACATTGGGATATGGTCACGTTGGATCTTAATCTTCCGACAATGGATGGCATGATGGTTGGACGAGAAATCCGAAAAGTTTCTAGTACAGTACCAATCATCATGTTGACCGCTCGAGATTCTGAAAGTGATCAAGTGATCGGTTTAGAGATGGGAGCTGATGACTATGTCACTAAACCTTTTAGTCCCTTGACATTGATTGCACGTATGAAGGCATTACACCGTCGTAGCGAATTGGTAGAAACAAAAGAAGAAAATCCATTATCTGATCAAAATTTTGACATCCAAACCGATCACTTCAAGATGAATACGAAAACGCGTGAAGCCTACTTGAATAACCAACCGATCGATGGATTGACACCAAAAGAATTTGATCTTTTATTTACATTAGCAAAAAAACCAAGACAAGTGTTTTCAAGAGAACAGTTATTGGAACTCGTTTGGGATTATCAATATTTTGGTGATGAACGAACCGTCGACGCCCATATCAAAAAATTGCGTCAAAAAATCGAGAAAGTAGGCCCACAAGTGATCCAGACCGTTTGGGGAGTAGGCTATAAATTTGATGATTCAGGTGTTGCCTGA
- the citF gene encoding citrate lyase subunit alpha, protein MVVNKVGKEIPQTATVAHRLYEGELDHIEPYKEASRNIHPVRSNEKKIVGSLKEAIEKTGLKDGMTISFHHHFREGDFVLNKVMEEIASLGIKDITIAPSSIANVHEPLIDHIKNGVVTGITTSGLRDKVGAAISQGIMEKPVIIRSHGGRARAIASGDLHIDVAFLGATSSDGYGNANGTTGKAICGSLGYAMVDAKYADQVVILTDTLVSFPNIPISIAQTDVDYVVEVEAIGDPEGIAKGATRFTKNPKELLIAEYAAKVITHSPYYQQGFSFQTGTGGAALAVTRFLREAMLKDQMTASFVLGGITNAMVELLEEGLVEKIIDVQDFDHLSAISLGENNQHYEIDASMYASPASKGAMVNQLDTAIVSALEIDTAYNVNVMTGSDGVIRGAVGGHPDTSMGCKMSLVITPLVRGRIPTVVDHVNTVVTPGTSIDVLVTEVGIAINPERQDLIEYFKGVDIPQYTIDELKQKAYAIVGEPSALQYGEKIVALVEYRDGTLIDVVKNV, encoded by the coding sequence ATGGTTGTAAATAAAGTTGGCAAAGAGATTCCACAAACAGCAACAGTTGCTCATCGTCTGTACGAAGGTGAGTTGGACCATATTGAACCATACAAGGAAGCCAGTAGAAACATCCATCCTGTCCGATCAAATGAGAAAAAAATAGTGGGAAGTCTCAAAGAAGCCATTGAAAAAACAGGGCTGAAAGATGGAATGACGATTTCTTTTCATCATCATTTCCGTGAAGGAGACTTTGTACTTAATAAGGTCATGGAAGAGATTGCCTCGTTAGGAATCAAAGATATCACGATCGCACCAAGTTCAATCGCAAATGTCCATGAACCTTTGATTGATCATATAAAAAATGGCGTTGTGACAGGAATTACCACAAGCGGTTTGCGGGATAAAGTAGGTGCAGCGATTTCGCAAGGAATCATGGAAAAACCAGTAATCATTCGTTCCCATGGTGGACGAGCGCGAGCAATTGCATCCGGTGATCTGCATATTGATGTCGCTTTTTTAGGGGCGACGAGTTCAGATGGATATGGAAATGCCAATGGAACCACTGGAAAGGCCATTTGCGGATCACTAGGTTATGCCATGGTCGATGCAAAATATGCGGATCAAGTGGTCATCCTCACAGATACATTAGTTTCTTTTCCTAATATCCCAATCAGTATTGCACAGACGGATGTCGATTATGTTGTAGAAGTGGAAGCGATAGGTGATCCCGAAGGCATTGCCAAAGGTGCGACACGCTTTACTAAAAATCCTAAAGAACTTTTGATCGCAGAGTATGCAGCAAAAGTTATCACTCATTCGCCTTATTATCAACAGGGATTCTCCTTTCAAACTGGCACAGGTGGTGCGGCACTGGCAGTTACCCGTTTTTTACGCGAAGCAATGTTGAAAGACCAAATGACTGCTAGTTTTGTTTTAGGTGGAATTACAAATGCGATGGTGGAATTACTGGAGGAAGGTTTAGTAGAAAAGATTATTGATGTCCAGGATTTCGATCATTTATCTGCGATTTCTTTAGGTGAAAACAACCAACATTATGAAATAGATGCAAGTATGTATGCTTCTCCAGCAAGTAAAGGTGCTATGGTAAATCAGCTAGATACAGCCATTGTGTCTGCGCTAGAAATCGATACGGCTTACAATGTCAATGTCATGACTGGTTCAGATGGAGTGATTCGTGGAGCTGTTGGCGGGCATCCAGATACAAGCATGGGTTGTAAAATGAGCCTGGTGATCACGCCACTCGTTCGTGGACGGATACCCACTGTTGTTGATCATGTCAATACGGTTGTGACTCCCGGAACTAGCATTGATGTCTTAGTTACGGAAGTAGGTATCGCCATCAATCCTGAACGTCAAGATCTGATCGAGTATTTTAAGGGTGTAGATATACCGCAATATACGATTGACGAGCTTAAACAAAAAGCATATGCCATCGTTGGCGAGCCTTCAGCCCTCCAGTATGGCGAAAAAATCGTTGCCTTGGTGGAATATCGCGATGGCACATTGATCGACGTGGTCAAAAATGTGTAG
- the citE gene encoding citrate (pro-3S)-lyase subunit beta — protein sequence MECLRRTMMFVPGANAAMLRDAPLYGADSLMFDLEDAVSLKEKDSARLLVHMALKTFDYSKVETVVRINALTAGGDQDIEAMVLAGIDVIRLPKTETAQDIIEVDQVITSVEETYQIPMGTTKMMAAIESAEGVLNAREIAKASKRLVGIALGAEDYVTNMKTQRYPDGQELSFARNMILHSARAAGIAAIDTVYSDVENLEGFQTEVRLIKQLGFDGKSVINPRQIPLVHAIYEPTEKEIQAAKEVIWGIQEAEAKGSGVISVNGKMVDKPIVERAERVIALAKAAKLIREEEI from the coding sequence ATGGAATGTTTAAGGAGAACGATGATGTTTGTCCCTGGTGCAAATGCAGCGATGCTGAGAGATGCGCCATTATACGGTGCAGATTCACTCATGTTTGATTTGGAAGACGCCGTATCCTTAAAAGAAAAAGATTCGGCACGCTTGCTCGTTCATATGGCATTAAAAACATTTGACTATAGCAAAGTAGAAACGGTCGTTCGAATCAACGCATTGACGGCTGGGGGTGACCAAGACATTGAGGCAATGGTATTAGCAGGGATCGATGTCATTCGCTTGCCAAAAACAGAAACCGCACAAGACATCATCGAGGTTGATCAGGTCATCACTTCAGTGGAAGAAACCTATCAAATCCCAATGGGAACCACAAAAATGATGGCAGCGATCGAATCTGCAGAAGGGGTATTGAATGCAAGAGAAATCGCTAAAGCTTCCAAACGGTTAGTTGGCATCGCGTTAGGTGCCGAAGATTATGTGACCAATATGAAAACCCAACGATACCCAGATGGGCAAGAATTGTCTTTTGCCCGAAATATGATCCTTCATTCAGCCAGAGCTGCTGGTATTGCAGCAATCGATACTGTCTATTCAGATGTTGAAAATCTTGAGGGATTTCAAACAGAAGTTCGTCTGATCAAGCAACTAGGCTTTGATGGGAAATCAGTGATCAACCCACGTCAGATTCCATTAGTCCATGCTATTTATGAACCAACAGAAAAAGAGATCCAAGCAGCGAAAGAAGTGATCTGGGGTATCCAAGAAGCGGAAGCAAAAGGTTCAGGCGTGATTTCTGTGAATGGCAAGATGGTGGACAAACCAATCGTCGAGCGAGCAGAAAGAGTGATTGCTCTTGCAAAAGCAGCGAAGTTGATCAGAGAGGAGGAGATCTAG
- the citX gene encoding citrate lyase holo-[acyl-carrier protein] synthase, with the protein MCSKLFNGPIVTHEEILIAREARAKRQRKLLVANPQHVLLSATTNIPGPVKTSEEIAQVFHIVVEAIEECVSEVTPLVQLYRKKKTGYEYFLLLPLRKELLKKRMIELEETCPYGRLVDLDVLFWEEGKMQQLSREMLGYNQRTCYVCNEVAKVCSREQKHSLQMIRTHIQQLVEKGRK; encoded by the coding sequence ATGTGTAGCAAATTATTCAATGGACCAATTGTGACGCATGAAGAGATCCTTATCGCAAGAGAGGCCCGTGCTAAAAGACAAAGAAAATTATTGGTAGCAAATCCACAACATGTGTTGCTTTCAGCAACTACGAATATACCAGGTCCTGTCAAAACGTCAGAAGAAATCGCACAAGTCTTTCATATAGTGGTCGAAGCTATAGAAGAATGTGTTTCAGAAGTCACTCCATTGGTCCAGTTGTACCGTAAGAAAAAAACAGGTTACGAGTATTTTTTGCTTCTTCCTTTAAGAAAAGAGCTACTAAAAAAGCGCATGATCGAACTCGAAGAAACATGCCCCTATGGTCGATTAGTTGATCTTGATGTACTTTTTTGGGAAGAAGGAAAGATGCAGCAGTTGAGTCGCGAGATGCTGGGATATAACCAACGGACATGTTACGTGTGTAACGAAGTAGCCAAAGTTTGTAGTCGCGAACAGAAACATTCCCTTCAAATGATACGCACACATATCCAGCAACTTGTTGAGAAAGGAAGGAAGTAA
- a CDS encoding SdpI family protein produces MIFLTVGLFLTLIGLLFLILPSKGNLPFYGYHSERATRSDEHWRIAQRTSGKYFLIFGLLMTLIGYGLKITGHTNFFIIEMLVLVFPIMPIFILTEKKLQTYDLINGGDEHEHFND; encoded by the coding sequence ATGATTTTTTTAACAGTTGGTCTTTTTTTGACCTTGATAGGGCTCTTATTTTTAATTTTGCCTTCTAAAGGTAATTTACCTTTCTATGGTTATCATTCAGAACGTGCCACAAGATCCGACGAACATTGGCGGATTGCCCAACGAACAAGCGGAAAATATTTCTTGATTTTCGGATTATTGATGACCTTGATCGGCTACGGATTAAAAATCACAGGACATACCAATTTTTTTATTATTGAAATGTTGGTCTTAGTGTTTCCGATCATGCCGATTTTTATATTAACAGAAAAAAAATTACAAACTTACGATTTGATAAATGGAGGAGACGAGCATGAACATTTTAATGATTGA
- a CDS encoding sensor histidine kinase → MRYLYQQLLAFCGMIAMIILIVGISFTQLTKQTIEENNYQQLFGYAESVEKTTQTFADTFPQFNQDQAFQNALELTEQVLTEQNVNFIFIDKYERVIYPTAGVYLNFTITADQWESLRSGRQVKFTSNKNISGENQATSYALVPFNLNHEFYGGLVVSQPARNIDNSVRSVTLNLFKGFIFSSIIAIIASYAFAAFQVKRINRLRNATKEVTNGNFDVQLPVNDKDEFDELADDFNKMTNSLKESRAEIEEQENRRRQFMADASHEMRTPLTTINGLLEGLEYNAIPENQRENAIKLMKNETERLIRLVNENLDYEKIRTNQISMVIKKFDGTETLKNIVAQLEAKAEAAGNQLILEAPEQLDVYADYDRFVQIMVNIIQNAIQFTENGTITVTLEKGYLETIIKVTDTGIGMSEQQMKSIWDRYYKVDPSRKNTKYGESGLGLPIVQQLVRLHKGKLDVTSELGKGTTFTVKLPDVEIE, encoded by the coding sequence ATGCGCTATTTATACCAACAATTACTGGCATTTTGTGGGATGATCGCGATGATCATCTTGATCGTCGGTATTTCTTTTACGCAATTGACCAAGCAGACCATCGAAGAAAATAATTACCAACAACTTTTTGGTTATGCCGAGTCGGTGGAGAAAACGACCCAAACCTTTGCGGATACGTTTCCTCAATTCAATCAAGATCAAGCATTCCAAAATGCGTTGGAACTGACTGAACAAGTATTAACTGAACAAAATGTCAATTTTATCTTTATTGATAAATATGAGCGAGTGATTTATCCAACTGCTGGGGTTTACTTGAATTTTACGATTACAGCAGATCAATGGGAAAGTTTGAGAAGCGGTCGCCAAGTCAAGTTTACTTCAAATAAAAATATCTCAGGAGAGAATCAAGCCACATCCTATGCTTTGGTTCCTTTCAACTTGAATCATGAGTTTTATGGGGGATTAGTTGTAAGCCAACCAGCCAGAAACATCGACAATAGCGTGCGATCAGTCACCTTGAATCTCTTCAAAGGCTTCATCTTCTCAAGTATTATTGCAATCATCGCAAGCTATGCCTTTGCGGCTTTCCAAGTCAAACGGATCAATCGTTTGAGAAATGCTACAAAAGAAGTCACGAATGGCAACTTCGATGTGCAATTACCTGTAAATGACAAAGATGAATTTGATGAATTAGCAGATGATTTCAATAAGATGACCAACTCACTGAAAGAATCACGAGCAGAAATCGAGGAACAAGAGAATCGGCGCAGACAATTCATGGCAGATGCTTCCCATGAAATGCGGACCCCTTTAACAACCATCAATGGCTTGTTAGAAGGCTTAGAGTATAATGCCATCCCAGAAAACCAACGGGAAAATGCCATTAAATTAATGAAAAATGAAACTGAACGTTTGATTCGTCTAGTCAATGAGAATCTAGATTATGAAAAAATCAGAACGAATCAAATCAGTATGGTCATCAAAAAATTTGATGGGACAGAAACGTTAAAAAACATTGTTGCTCAATTGGAAGCAAAAGCAGAAGCTGCGGGTAATCAATTGATTTTAGAAGCACCTGAACAATTAGACGTATACGCTGATTATGATCGGTTTGTACAGATCATGGTCAACATTATTCAAAATGCGATCCAATTCACTGAAAATGGAACGATCACAGTCACATTAGAAAAAGGTTATCTTGAAACGATCATCAAAGTGACCGATACTGGTATTGGTATGTCAGAACAACAAATGAAAAGCATATGGGATCGCTATTACAAAGTTGATCCATCTAGAAAAAATACAAAATATGGCGAATCCGGCTTAGGGTTACCGATCGTTCAACAATTAGTTCGATTGCATAAAGGAAAACTCGACGTAACAAGTGAGTTAGGAAAAGGAACGACATTTACTGTAAAATTACCAGATGTTGAAATCGAATGA
- a CDS encoding Cof-type HAD-IIB family hydrolase — MTNYQAITFFDLDGTLLDGHSKITPEIAAAIQVLKENDILPVIATGRTEMEIKQIMRDAGITSAVTMNGSCISVEGEEIYSVRFSKEECQKMRDHIEEQGHALCFYNRENIWSTHHTETMRKAYGFIHSDVPPIDPSAFQDHPINMLLILSESGDEYYHERFPDMTFYRNSPYSIDTVRKGISKGAGVKHLKETLQLENVPTFGFGDGPNDFALLEACDHKIAMGNAYDELKELATFITKKNTEGGIVHALKHFELI; from the coding sequence GTGACAAACTATCAAGCAATCACATTTTTCGATCTCGATGGAACTTTATTAGATGGACATTCTAAAATAACTCCTGAGATCGCCGCAGCAATCCAAGTATTAAAAGAGAATGATATCCTACCTGTTATCGCTACTGGACGGACAGAAATGGAAATCAAACAAATCATGCGTGATGCGGGTATTACTTCCGCTGTAACAATGAATGGTTCTTGCATTAGCGTAGAGGGAGAAGAAATTTATTCTGTACGCTTTTCTAAAGAAGAATGTCAAAAAATGCGTGACCATATCGAAGAGCAAGGTCATGCCCTTTGTTTTTATAATAGAGAGAACATTTGGAGTACTCATCACACAGAGACCATGAGAAAAGCTTATGGCTTTATCCATTCAGATGTGCCACCAATCGATCCTTCCGCTTTTCAGGATCATCCGATCAATATGTTGCTGATTCTTTCCGAATCAGGTGATGAATATTATCATGAACGTTTCCCAGACATGACTTTTTACCGCAATAGTCCTTATTCGATTGATACGGTCAGAAAGGGTATTTCAAAAGGTGCAGGCGTCAAACACTTAAAAGAAACGTTACAATTGGAAAATGTTCCGACTTTTGGTTTTGGTGACGGACCGAACGATTTTGCCTTACTCGAAGCTTGCGATCACAAAATCGCAATGGGCAATGCCTATGATGAGTTAAAAGAACTTGCAACCTTCATTACGAAGAAAAATACCGAAGGCGGGATCGTTCACGCATTGAAGCATTTTGAATTGATTTGA